Proteins encoded in a region of the Panicum hallii strain FIL2 chromosome 3, PHallii_v3.1, whole genome shotgun sequence genome:
- the LOC112885384 gene encoding uncharacterized protein LOC112885384, whose translation MGTISLSVTLGMEENFRTENVQSNVAEVNLPFNAIIGRPALYRFMAVAHYGYLILKMPSPAGVLTVKGDRTAAVVTVEKLHALAADLVLAAGAKGSDPSPSCARAPAKAPKVRPSDTDDVPVKTVQVGAEPSVTP comes from the coding sequence atggggaccatctccctgtCGGTTACGTTAGGGATGGAGGAAAACTTCCGCACAGAGAACGTTCAGTCCAATGTTGCGGAGGTCAACCTCCCATTCAATGCCATTATTGGTAGGCCGGCTCTATACCGGTTCATGGCTGTTGCGCATTACGGGTATCTGATCCTCAAGATGCCGTCCCCTGCAGGGGTCCTCACCGTGAAGGGTGACCGGACCGCTGCTGTGGTGACCGTTGAGAAGCTGCACGCACTAGCAGCGGACCTCGTCCTGGCTGCCGGTGCaaaggggtccgacccctcaccCTCATGTGCTAGGGCACCAGCCAAGGCgcccaaggtccgtccgtctgatacggacgatgttcccgtgaaAACCGTCCAGGTTGGAGCGGAGCCCTCTGTGACACCCTGA